One window of Dyadobacter sandarakinus genomic DNA carries:
- a CDS encoding amidohydrolase family protein, which translates to MLALAMPAFAQQSPVATEPLGFEEYDPISTLKVEEHLLKRAKFPFIDVHNHQYQMPTQDLNALTAEMDSLNMGIMINLSGRGWSQEWEEGTATLKGSVENIRRTQPKRIAVFTNLTFKNFGEKGWTERAVKQLEDDVKSGACGLKIYKSLGFAGIKDDKGNRVAVSDVRLQPVWKKCGELGIPVLIHTADVPSFWDPMDRYNERWLELKTHPGRRRGPNDPVPFDSLIAEQHHVFRTNPKTTFINAHMGWYPNHLKKLDSLMIAFPNMYVEIGAVIAELGRQPRTARKFFEKYQDRILFGKDSWVPAEYTTYFRVLETEDEYFPYHKKYHAFWRMYGMGLPDEVLKKVYYKNALRIIPGLDASRFPR; encoded by the coding sequence ATGCTGGCACTGGCGATGCCGGCCTTTGCACAACAGTCCCCCGTGGCTACCGAGCCGCTCGGATTTGAGGAGTACGATCCCATATCCACGCTGAAAGTGGAGGAGCACCTGCTGAAACGTGCCAAATTTCCATTTATCGACGTACACAATCACCAGTATCAGATGCCTACCCAGGACCTCAATGCGCTGACCGCCGAGATGGACAGCCTGAACATGGGCATCATGATCAATCTCAGCGGACGCGGCTGGTCGCAGGAGTGGGAGGAAGGTACCGCAACCTTGAAAGGCTCGGTAGAAAATATCCGCCGGACACAGCCTAAGAGAATTGCGGTTTTTACCAATCTTACATTCAAGAATTTCGGTGAAAAAGGCTGGACCGAGCGGGCGGTGAAGCAGCTGGAAGACGATGTGAAGTCCGGCGCGTGCGGTCTTAAAATCTACAAAAGCCTGGGATTTGCCGGAATCAAGGATGATAAGGGTAACCGCGTGGCGGTAAGTGACGTACGTTTGCAGCCGGTATGGAAAAAGTGTGGCGAGCTAGGCATTCCTGTTTTGATCCACACGGCGGACGTACCCTCATTCTGGGATCCGATGGACCGTTATAATGAACGCTGGCTCGAACTGAAAACCCATCCCGGACGCCGCCGCGGACCCAATGATCCGGTACCGTTTGACTCCCTGATTGCCGAGCAGCACCACGTATTCCGTACCAATCCAAAGACGACATTTATCAATGCACATATGGGCTGGTACCCCAATCACCTGAAAAAACTGGACAGTCTGATGATCGCTTTTCCAAACATGTATGTGGAAATCGGAGCGGTGATCGCAGAGCTGGGAAGGCAGCCCCGCACAGCCCGTAAGTTTTTCGAGAAGTACCAGGACCGCATCCTGTTCGGAAAAGACAGCTGGGTTCCAGCGGAGTATACGACGTATTTCAGGGTTTTGGAAACCGAGGATGAGTATTTTCCTTACCACAAAAAGTACCACGCATTCTGGCGCATGTACGGTATGGGCTTACCTGACGAGGTACTCAAAAAGGTTTACTACAAAAATGCGCTACGCATTATTCCGGGCCTGGATGCCAGCCGGTTTCCACGCTGA
- the ispF gene encoding 2-C-methyl-D-erythritol 2,4-cyclodiphosphate synthase: MFAFRVGQGYDVHQLEEGRPFWLGGILIPHTHGARGHSDADVVCHVICDALLGAANLRNIGYHFSDKDPQWKGADSKVLLARVLEMVREKGYEVGNIDVTVVLQNPKLNPHIPAMKACLSKVIRLDEDQLSIKATTSEHIGFVGREEGIAAHCVALIYVPGAASFHI; the protein is encoded by the coding sequence ATGTTTGCTTTCCGGGTAGGGCAGGGCTACGATGTGCACCAGCTGGAAGAAGGGCGGCCATTCTGGCTGGGAGGTATACTGATACCGCATACACATGGTGCCAGAGGGCATTCGGATGCCGATGTCGTGTGCCATGTAATCTGCGATGCGCTGCTGGGAGCGGCCAACCTTCGTAATATCGGCTATCATTTTTCGGATAAAGATCCTCAATGGAAAGGTGCAGACAGTAAAGTCCTGCTGGCGCGCGTACTCGAAATGGTGCGGGAAAAAGGGTATGAGGTGGGGAATATAGACGTGACCGTTGTATTGCAGAATCCGAAGCTGAACCCGCATATTCCTGCCATGAAGGCCTGCCTTTCCAAAGTGATCCGGCTGGACGAAGACCAGCTTTCCATCAAAGCGACCACTTCGGAGCATATTGGATTTGTAGGAAGAGAAGAGGGGATTGCGGCACATTGTGTGGCGTTGATATATGTTCCCGGAGCTGCTTCATTCCATATATAG
- a CDS encoding HAD family hydrolase, producing the protein MAVIFDMDGVICHTNPYHSQAFREFFSKRNLSPTDEDFAQHMFGKSNSYILSHFLERVIEGKELLKLEDEKESLFRQLYEPHVDPVAGFVRFIEDLHTHDVQLGVATSAPRANLDLILSRVPVRSYLGSILASENVKKHKPDPEVYLTSARNLGVSQDRCVVFEDSFSGVTAGLNAGMHVVGVLTSHSRDELPPCHLYIEDYTQLDYQAIAALL; encoded by the coding sequence ATGGCTGTCATATTTGATATGGACGGCGTCATCTGTCATACCAACCCGTATCACTCGCAGGCTTTCAGGGAATTTTTTTCCAAAAGGAACCTCTCCCCTACCGATGAGGACTTTGCGCAGCATATGTTTGGGAAAAGTAACAGCTATATTCTGAGCCATTTTCTGGAAAGGGTGATAGAGGGTAAAGAGTTACTGAAGCTTGAAGATGAAAAAGAAAGCCTTTTCCGACAACTCTATGAGCCGCATGTTGATCCTGTGGCTGGTTTCGTGCGGTTTATTGAAGACCTGCATACCCATGATGTGCAGCTGGGCGTAGCAACCTCGGCTCCCCGCGCGAACCTGGACCTTATCCTCAGCCGTGTGCCGGTGCGCAGCTACCTGGGCTCCATCCTGGCCAGTGAAAATGTAAAAAAGCACAAGCCCGATCCCGAAGTATACCTCACGTCGGCGCGCAACCTGGGTGTGAGTCAGGACCGGTGTGTTGTATTTGAAGATTCGTTTTCGGGTGTGACTGCGGGCCTCAATGCAGGAATGCATGTAGTAGGCGTACTAACATCGCACAGCCGGGATGAGCTGCCGCCCTGCCACCTTTACATTGAAGATTATACGCAACTCGATTACCAGGCCATAGCTGCATTACTTTAA
- a CDS encoding ATP/GTP-binding protein: MNPKAILLAAVCSASFPFAAEAQHTLTKIWSTDTTLPVPESVLYSQADKALYVAQIDGKAAEKDGKGAIGKVGLDGKIISKDWVSGLHAPKGMGQTAGKLYVADVTDIVEIDIQSGKILNKYPVEDSKFLNDLTIDAKGNIYVSDSQTKKVHLLKNGKVTTYYENLTGPNGLLALGTDLLILDSGSLKKLTASKEISVIAEGMDKSTDGIEQVKRGEYLVSSWAGIIYYVKSDGSTEKLLDTTAEQSNTADIGYDPAKKIVYVPTFMKNSVVAYQLK, encoded by the coding sequence ATGAACCCTAAGGCAATTTTACTGGCTGCTGTATGTTCCGCTTCATTCCCTTTTGCCGCGGAGGCGCAGCATACGCTTACCAAGATATGGTCCACCGACACGACGCTTCCTGTTCCTGAATCCGTGTTGTACAGCCAGGCAGACAAGGCACTGTATGTAGCCCAGATTGACGGAAAGGCAGCTGAAAAGGACGGAAAGGGTGCGATTGGCAAAGTAGGTCTGGATGGTAAAATTATTTCCAAAGACTGGGTCAGCGGCCTCCATGCACCCAAGGGTATGGGCCAGACTGCCGGTAAACTTTATGTGGCGGATGTTACTGACATTGTTGAGATCGACATCCAGTCAGGTAAAATCCTGAACAAGTACCCGGTGGAAGATTCCAAGTTCCTGAATGACCTGACGATTGATGCCAAAGGGAACATTTACGTTTCCGACTCGCAGACCAAAAAAGTGCATTTGCTGAAAAACGGAAAGGTGACTACCTACTATGAAAACCTGACCGGACCAAACGGATTGCTTGCACTGGGCACCGATCTGCTGATTCTGGATTCGGGTTCGCTCAAAAAACTGACAGCCTCCAAAGAGATAAGCGTAATTGCAGAAGGTATGGACAAAAGCACCGACGGCATTGAGCAGGTCAAACGCGGTGAGTACCTGGTTTCGTCGTGGGCAGGAATTATTTATTATGTAAAATCAGACGGCAGCACTGAAAAACTGCTTGATACGACTGCTGAGCAGTCTAATACGGCCGATATTGGCTATGATCCGGCCAAAAAAATCGTGTATGTTCCTACATTCATGAAAAACAGTGTTGTAGCGTATCAGCTAAAATAA
- a CDS encoding RNA recognition motif domain-containing protein, whose product MDIFVGSLSFKLKESELREAFEKYGNVSSAKIIIDKITRQSKGFGFVEMPNEEEARMAISQLNGAEMYGRPLVVNESQKRESRGDSGAPRGDVKREGFNRPRPSNDDNRGSGNYGGGGSFNNNTGTGSAPNRYASDRSAPARPASAGDRDGDDSPAPTGGGFDRGAVGGAGGNGFAPRTPGHDRSRNDRSHGGGHNDRGGQHSKSKYDDRGKGEYVRKGGGGSKKSYERYLNEDEDDLY is encoded by the coding sequence ATGGACATTTTTGTTGGGAGTCTTTCTTTTAAGTTAAAAGAAAGCGAACTGCGTGAGGCTTTCGAGAAATACGGCAATGTGAGCTCCGCGAAGATCATCATTGACAAGATTACGCGTCAAAGCAAAGGCTTCGGTTTTGTAGAAATGCCGAACGAAGAAGAGGCCCGTATGGCTATCAGCCAGCTAAACGGCGCGGAGATGTACGGAAGACCATTGGTAGTAAACGAATCCCAGAAAAGAGAATCCAGAGGGGATAGCGGAGCGCCAAGGGGAGATGTTAAGCGGGAAGGATTTAACAGGCCACGCCCGTCTAACGACGATAACCGCGGATCTGGCAACTACGGCGGCGGTGGCTCGTTCAACAACAACACGGGCACAGGCAGTGCACCCAATCGTTACGCGAGTGACCGCAGCGCACCTGCGCGGCCTGCGTCTGCCGGTGACCGGGATGGTGACGACAGTCCGGCTCCGACAGGAGGCGGATTTGACCGGGGAGCTGTTGGAGGCGCTGGCGGCAATGGATTTGCACCCCGTACACCGGGGCATGATCGTTCCCGTAACGATCGGAGTCACGGAGGAGGGCACAACGACCGCGGTGGCCAACATAGCAAGTCTAAGTACGACGACCGTGGAAAAGGTGAGTACGTCCGGAAGGGAGGCGGCGGTTCCAAGAAAAGCTACGAACGTTATCTGAACGAAGACGAAGACGATCTTTACTGA
- a CDS encoding DMT family protein, translating into MKSFLTIGLLILSNTFMTLAWYGHLKFKELGWFQKSGILTIILVSWGIALFEYCFQVPANRIGFKENGGPFSLMELKVIQEVITLVIFTIFTLLFFKTETFRWNHLVGFVFLVLAVYFIFRK; encoded by the coding sequence ATGAAATCATTCCTGACGATTGGCCTGCTGATATTGTCCAATACCTTCATGACGCTGGCCTGGTACGGGCATCTGAAGTTTAAGGAGCTGGGTTGGTTCCAAAAGTCGGGTATTCTTACCATCATTCTGGTTAGCTGGGGGATCGCATTATTTGAATACTGCTTTCAGGTCCCGGCTAACCGGATCGGTTTCAAGGAAAATGGGGGACCATTTTCATTAATGGAGCTCAAAGTAATCCAGGAAGTAATCACACTCGTGATCTTTACGATCTTCACGTTGCTGTTTTTTAAAACAGAGACCTTCCGGTGGAATCACCTGGTTGGATTTGTTTTCCTGGTACTTGCCGTCTATTTCATTTTCAGGAAATAA
- a CDS encoding nucleoside permease, producing the protein MKNSTRIQLMAMMFLLYFIWGSWYGQMSKYMFTSLKATGLQVGNAYAAFSIAQIIAPFFVGMIADRYFAAQKVLGVLSLAGAVLLYVLSGITDADSFFWVILVYCISFAPTMSLTTSIAMQQVTDSEKEFPVIRVMGTVSWIVVTNIIGYYGFGDSNMIFKISMIAAAVLGVYSFFLPNTPPKPSTSTSFSDILGLDAFKLFKDRSFAIFFLSSLLICIPLSFYYAMANPSLTDSGMTNVENKMSLGQASEVIFMLLIPLAFRRLGVKWMLIVGLIAWIIRFVGFGYGDASSEWLLYLAIVLHGVCYDFFFVTGQIYTDSKAGEKYRSSAQGLISIATYGIGMGIGSWIAGLVADMYTVNGVKDWTSIWMVPAGIAAVVLVLFVVLFKDNKVKAA; encoded by the coding sequence ATGAAAAACTCAACGCGCATCCAATTGATGGCCATGATGTTCCTGCTCTATTTTATATGGGGCTCGTGGTACGGACAAATGAGCAAATACATGTTTACCAGCCTGAAAGCAACCGGATTGCAGGTGGGTAATGCTTATGCGGCCTTTTCAATCGCGCAGATTATTGCTCCCTTCTTTGTTGGTATGATCGCCGACAGGTACTTCGCAGCCCAGAAAGTGCTGGGTGTGCTCAGCCTGGCAGGCGCGGTACTGTTATATGTACTTTCCGGCATTACCGATGCCGATTCTTTCTTTTGGGTGATCCTGGTATACTGTATCAGTTTTGCGCCAACCATGTCCCTGACCACCTCCATTGCCATGCAGCAGGTGACCGATTCTGAAAAGGAATTTCCCGTAATTCGGGTGATGGGAACAGTTTCCTGGATTGTAGTTACCAACATCATTGGCTACTATGGCTTTGGAGACAGCAACATGATTTTTAAAATTTCCATGATTGCGGCGGCTGTACTGGGTGTTTATTCCTTCTTTTTACCTAACACACCTCCCAAGCCAAGTACCAGCACTTCCTTCTCGGACATTCTCGGGCTTGATGCGTTCAAGCTTTTCAAAGACCGCTCTTTTGCCATCTTTTTTCTATCGTCCCTGCTGATTTGCATTCCGCTTTCTTTTTACTACGCAATGGCCAATCCTTCCCTGACCGACTCAGGTATGACCAACGTGGAGAATAAAATGTCGCTAGGACAGGCTTCAGAGGTAATTTTCATGCTCCTCATTCCTCTGGCATTCCGTCGTCTTGGTGTTAAATGGATGCTGATTGTGGGGTTGATTGCCTGGATCATCCGCTTTGTCGGCTTCGGCTATGGTGATGCTTCCAGCGAGTGGTTGCTGTACCTGGCTATTGTGCTGCACGGTGTTTGCTACGACTTCTTCTTTGTGACAGGACAAATTTACACAGACAGCAAGGCAGGAGAAAAGTACCGTTCCTCTGCTCAGGGGCTTATTTCCATTGCTACTTACGGCATTGGAATGGGGATCGGGTCATGGATTGCGGGCCTTGTAGCCGACATGTATACCGTCAATGGTGTGAAAGACTGGACCAGCATCTGGATGGTGCCTGCGGGTATCGCGGCGGTTGTGCTCGTACTTTTTGTTGTGCTTTTTAAAGACAATAAAGTAAAAGCTGCCTGA
- the mutS gene encoding DNA mismatch repair protein MutS translates to MAKAHKETPLNKQYNQIKAKYPGALLLFRVGDFYETFGEDAIRASKILGIVLTRRNNGGSHEELAGFPHHSLDNYLPKLVRAGERVAICDQLEDPATAKGIVKRGVTELVTPGVSLNDNVLDIGKNNYLAAVHAGEDGLYGVAFLDISTGEFMTSQGNAAYIDKVLQGFAPAEVLFCKKHKSEFNQLFAGKFHTFQLEDWCFGYDYSYELLTGHFQTTSLKGFGIESLSMGVIAAGVILHYLKETEHREVAHIGRITRLEEEKYVWLDRFTVRNLELVLPQQEGGVPLIHVLDRTVTPMGARLLRKWMVLPLKEKQPIEERLDTITHFLENEDLHDTITQYLKQIGDLERLISKVAVRRINPRELVALKKSLKQIAPVRELLIDMKEKQPKGATEVLRKFADQLNPCSYLVEKIENELREDAPVLSHQGRMVKTGVDPELDELHAISYEGKDYLLKLQNRETERTGIGSLKIAYNKVFGYYLEVTHAHQNKVPADWIRKQTLVNAERYITPELKEYEEKILHAEDRISAIESRIFNELVTAAADYVGTIQQNALVISGLDVLSSFATVARKNNYTKPLITEENKLDIKDGRHPVIEQQLPVGESYVPNDLYLDDNSQQIIIITGPNMAGKSALLRQTALIVLMAQIGSYVPASKASIGLVDKIFTRVGASDNLSRGESTFMVEMTETASILNNLSDRSLVLMDEIGRGTSTYDGVSIAWAIAEYLHNLPQCRPKTLFATHYHELNQLSDDFPRIRNFNVAVKEVDNKVIFLRKLQPGGSAHSFGIHVAQIAGMPQHIVLRASEIMQHLEKDHVSKEHKKRVKDIPKNNFQLSIFEPADPQMEELKEKLALVDVNALSPIEALLKLNEFQKIVKK, encoded by the coding sequence TTGGCAAAGGCACATAAGGAAACCCCTCTTAACAAGCAATATAACCAGATCAAAGCCAAGTACCCGGGTGCATTGCTGCTCTTCCGGGTGGGAGACTTTTATGAGACTTTCGGGGAGGACGCCATACGTGCTTCAAAGATTCTCGGAATTGTACTTACCAGACGCAATAATGGCGGCTCGCATGAGGAGCTCGCCGGATTTCCTCACCACTCGCTCGACAACTATCTGCCTAAGCTGGTCCGTGCTGGAGAACGGGTTGCTATTTGCGACCAGCTGGAAGATCCTGCTACGGCAAAGGGCATTGTAAAACGCGGTGTCACCGAGCTCGTAACCCCGGGGGTATCGCTGAACGATAATGTTCTGGATATCGGAAAAAACAATTACCTGGCTGCAGTGCATGCAGGAGAGGATGGATTGTACGGTGTAGCGTTTCTGGATATCTCGACGGGTGAGTTTATGACTTCCCAGGGCAATGCAGCGTATATTGATAAGGTACTGCAGGGTTTTGCACCGGCGGAGGTCCTTTTTTGTAAAAAGCATAAAAGTGAATTCAACCAACTTTTTGCCGGCAAGTTCCACACTTTCCAGCTGGAAGACTGGTGCTTTGGCTATGATTACAGCTACGAGCTGCTCACAGGTCATTTTCAGACTACCTCACTGAAAGGTTTCGGAATTGAGTCACTTTCTATGGGTGTGATTGCTGCGGGCGTGATCCTGCATTATCTCAAAGAAACCGAGCATAGGGAGGTTGCGCATATTGGCAGGATTACTCGCCTGGAAGAAGAAAAATATGTTTGGTTGGATCGTTTTACTGTTCGTAACCTGGAACTGGTACTGCCGCAGCAGGAAGGTGGCGTGCCGCTGATCCACGTGCTCGATCGTACCGTGACGCCCATGGGGGCACGGTTGCTGCGCAAATGGATGGTGCTGCCCCTGAAAGAAAAACAGCCTATTGAAGAAAGACTGGATACCATCACGCATTTTCTCGAAAATGAAGACCTGCATGATACTATTACCCAGTACCTTAAACAGATCGGGGACCTCGAAAGACTGATTTCCAAAGTAGCTGTACGCCGGATCAACCCGCGGGAGCTTGTGGCATTGAAGAAGTCTCTCAAACAGATTGCACCTGTGCGGGAGCTGCTGATCGACATGAAAGAGAAGCAGCCGAAAGGTGCAACCGAAGTACTCAGGAAATTTGCCGATCAGCTCAATCCATGCAGCTACCTGGTAGAAAAGATAGAAAATGAACTGCGGGAAGATGCGCCTGTTTTATCCCATCAGGGACGCATGGTCAAAACGGGCGTTGATCCGGAACTGGATGAGCTGCACGCAATATCCTACGAAGGCAAAGACTATCTGCTCAAATTACAGAACCGCGAAACGGAGCGGACCGGCATTGGCTCTCTCAAAATTGCATACAACAAAGTTTTTGGGTACTACCTCGAAGTTACCCACGCCCACCAGAACAAAGTGCCGGCCGATTGGATCAGGAAGCAGACACTGGTGAATGCGGAACGGTACATTACCCCCGAGCTGAAAGAGTATGAGGAAAAGATCCTTCATGCAGAGGACCGGATCTCAGCCATCGAATCACGGATTTTTAACGAGCTGGTTACCGCTGCCGCGGACTATGTGGGCACGATCCAGCAGAATGCCCTGGTTATTTCGGGTCTGGATGTACTGAGCTCTTTTGCCACGGTGGCGCGGAAGAATAATTATACCAAGCCTCTCATCACGGAGGAAAATAAGCTGGACATCAAGGATGGCCGGCACCCGGTGATTGAACAGCAGCTTCCGGTTGGTGAAAGCTATGTGCCCAATGACCTGTACTTGGACGATAATTCGCAACAAATCATCATTATTACCGGGCCTAACATGGCAGGTAAATCTGCATTGCTGCGGCAAACTGCGCTGATTGTTTTGATGGCGCAGATCGGGTCGTATGTTCCTGCAAGTAAGGCAAGCATCGGGTTGGTCGATAAGATTTTCACGAGGGTAGGAGCCAGCGACAACCTAAGCCGGGGCGAAAGTACTTTCATGGTCGAAATGACCGAAACAGCCAGCATCCTCAACAACCTCAGTGATCGCAGCCTCGTGCTCATGGACGAAATTGGCCGGGGAACAAGTACGTACGACGGTGTTTCCATAGCATGGGCGATTGCCGAGTACCTCCATAACCTGCCCCAATGCCGCCCGAAAACACTTTTTGCAACCCACTACCACGAGCTCAACCAGCTTTCCGACGATTTTCCCCGAATCCGGAATTTCAATGTGGCCGTCAAGGAAGTGGATAACAAGGTGATTTTCCTGCGAAAATTACAGCCGGGAGGCAGCGCTCATAGTTTCGGGATTCACGTAGCTCAAATTGCCGGTATGCCTCAGCACATTGTACTTCGTGCGAGCGAGATCATGCAGCATCTTGAAAAAGACCACGTGAGCAAAGAGCATAAAAAGCGCGTAAAGGATATTCCGAAAAACAATTTCCAGCTCAGCATTTTTGAACCTGCCGATCCGCAGATGGAAGAGCTGAAAGAAAAGCTGGCCCTCGTAGATGTGAATGCGCTGTCGCCCATCGAGGCACTTTTAAAGTTGAACGAATTTCAGAAAATCGTTAAAAAATAG